Proteins encoded together in one Entomobacter blattae window:
- a CDS encoding MFS transporter, whose product MLKKLDFNPTLIWGFVAIAIFMSGDGFEMAFLSKHITDMGFSDSQAAMVFTFYGLAAALAAWSSGVVAELITPQKTMLIGFLMWAVLHTLFLTLGLGLPNYFFMLLFYGIRGFAYPLFIYSFVMLIVQTVPKNQISAAMGWFWSMYSIGIGVIGSYLPSFAIPLIGERGTLWMALPFIIAGGILGVVLLRKVKADESKVNLPLNEKLAELSLAVTILFTNKHILMCSIVRIVNTISLFGFPVIMPLFFTGTLGFTTSEWLQIWGMFFAVTIFTNIFWGIIGEYIGWLRQMRWFGCVGCAISSMAFYYLPYHFGHNYFIALIPAIMLGITVAAFVPMTAVFAVLEPNHKGAAISIYNLSAGLSNFLAPAIASLILLFLPLVYVVYAYTALYIFAAVLTYFIQVEQQPKRVSKEEILTEEMAARHT is encoded by the coding sequence ATGCTAAAAAAACTGGATTTTAATCCTACGCTTATTTGGGGGTTTGTCGCCATTGCTATCTTTATGAGTGGAGACGGCTTTGAAATGGCCTTCCTCTCCAAGCACATTACAGATATGGGCTTTTCAGACTCTCAGGCTGCAATGGTATTTACCTTTTATGGTCTTGCTGCAGCCCTGGCAGCTTGGAGCTCGGGCGTTGTAGCAGAGCTTATCACCCCACAAAAAACCATGCTTATTGGATTTCTCATGTGGGCAGTCCTGCATACCCTCTTCTTAACCTTAGGGCTCGGGCTTCCTAATTATTTCTTCATGCTGCTATTTTACGGAATACGCGGCTTTGCCTATCCGCTCTTTATCTATTCTTTTGTCATGCTCATTGTGCAGACTGTTCCTAAAAACCAAATTTCTGCAGCTATGGGCTGGTTCTGGTCTATGTATTCTATCGGCATTGGGGTTATTGGTAGCTATTTGCCAAGTTTTGCCATTCCCCTTATCGGGGAGAGAGGAACCTTATGGATGGCTCTTCCCTTTATCATTGCTGGAGGAATTTTAGGGGTTGTTCTCTTAAGGAAAGTTAAAGCTGATGAGAGTAAAGTTAACCTCCCTCTTAACGAGAAACTGGCTGAGCTGAGCTTGGCCGTAACGATATTATTTACCAATAAACATATTTTGATGTGCAGCATAGTACGCATTGTTAATACTATCTCACTCTTTGGCTTCCCTGTTATTATGCCCCTGTTTTTTACAGGAACTCTTGGTTTTACCACCTCTGAATGGCTCCAAATCTGGGGTATGTTCTTTGCCGTAACAATCTTTACCAATATATTTTGGGGAATTATAGGAGAATATATTGGCTGGCTACGACAAATGCGCTGGTTTGGTTGTGTCGGCTGCGCTATCTCTAGCATGGCGTTTTACTATCTTCCCTACCATTTCGGCCATAATTATTTCATTGCCCTTATCCCCGCAATCATGTTGGGAATTACCGTTGCAGCCTTTGTACCAATGACAGCTGTTTTCGCAGTCTTGGAGCCTAATCACAAGGGAGCTGCTATCTCCATTTATAACCTTTCTGCGGGCCTCAGTAACTTCCTCGCCCCAGCAATTGCCTCACTTATCCTTCTTTTCTTACCCCTTGTTTATGTCGTCTATGCTTACACGGCCCTTTATATTTTCGCTGCTGTGCTGACCTACTTTATTCAAGTAGAGCAACAACCCAAAAGGGTTTCAAAAGAAGAAATACTCACTGAAGAAATGGCCGCACGCCATACATAG
- a CDS encoding SDR family NAD(P)-dependent oxidoreductase: protein MSGQKNVVFITGATSGFGQAAARLFAQEEWSVIITGRRGDRLKLLEEQLAPLASIYPYVLDVRDAESVAEMVSTLPEEFSHIRTLINNAGLALAPVKSQEVSLQDWHTMIDTNIKGVVNVTHALLPKLIEYGKGASIINVGSIAGEWPYPGSHVYGATKAFLKQLSYNLRCDLQGSHVRVTDLAPGLAKTEFTLVRTGGDEKATEDLYKNTIPLSAEDIAQQLYYIANLPDHMNINRLEIMPVCQAWNGFSIEREKK from the coding sequence ATGTCTGGGCAGAAAAACGTGGTCTTCATTACGGGTGCAACCTCTGGCTTTGGTCAGGCTGCAGCCCGGCTTTTTGCTCAGGAGGAATGGTCTGTTATCATTACGGGCAGAAGGGGGGATCGGTTAAAGCTTTTAGAAGAGCAGCTCGCTCCCTTAGCATCAATATACCCCTATGTTTTAGATGTGAGAGATGCTGAGAGTGTGGCAGAGATGGTTAGCACCTTACCTGAGGAGTTTTCTCATATCCGTACTCTTATTAATAATGCTGGCCTGGCTTTAGCCCCTGTAAAATCTCAGGAGGTTTCCTTACAGGATTGGCACACCATGATTGATACTAATATCAAGGGGGTGGTGAATGTAACCCACGCCTTACTTCCTAAACTTATAGAGTATGGGAAGGGTGCTAGTATTATTAATGTGGGATCAATTGCAGGTGAGTGGCCTTACCCAGGCAGCCATGTCTATGGGGCGACAAAAGCTTTTTTGAAACAATTGAGCTATAATTTAAGGTGTGATTTACAGGGCTCCCATGTAAGGGTAACAGACTTGGCACCCGGATTGGCAAAAACCGAATTTACCCTGGTTAGGACTGGTGGAGATGAAAAGGCGACAGAAGATTTATATAAAAATACTATCCCCCTTTCTGCAGAAGATATTGCTCAACAGCTCTATTATATCGCAAACCTTCCTGATCACATGAATATTAACCGATTGGAAATTATGCCTGTTTGCCAAGCATGGAACGGTTTTTCCATTGAACGAGAGAAAAAATAA
- a CDS encoding quinone oxidoreductase family protein, with amino-acid sequence MKALQFDRFGGPEVLSLQTIPDPVLKEGFALVAVKAASVNPSDVGNVAGNFPYTTLPRVPGRDYSGIVIDGPKEWMGAEVWGAGNFGFAVDGTHAEKLLVPVASLRKKPETLTHEQAAAVGITFVTAWLGVVDYASLKKGETLVVVGAGGGVGSAAVQIGKYLGARVIGLVRNPIENGSPVIGLADHIEVVGASDYNSTVRGLTDGKGADVIINTVGRDTFEPSLQALAHRGRMAVLASPGQRKQSFDLIDFYHNESQLFGVDSLKKDVIASAMIMEEIKNGFDKKAFMPPMIENRFSLEQGAEAYKAVVAGAKGKIIIVP; translated from the coding sequence ATGAAAGCTTTACAATTTGATCGGTTTGGTGGGCCTGAAGTCTTGTCACTCCAAACAATTCCTGACCCCGTTCTTAAAGAAGGTTTTGCTCTTGTCGCTGTAAAGGCAGCTTCGGTTAATCCTTCTGATGTGGGAAACGTTGCGGGGAATTTTCCTTATACAACCTTGCCACGTGTCCCGGGGCGCGATTATTCAGGTATCGTGATCGATGGGCCAAAAGAGTGGATGGGTGCTGAAGTATGGGGGGCTGGGAATTTTGGTTTTGCCGTCGATGGTACCCATGCTGAAAAACTGTTGGTTCCTGTAGCAAGCCTACGTAAAAAGCCAGAAACCCTTACTCATGAACAGGCTGCAGCTGTAGGTATAACATTTGTTACGGCCTGGCTTGGCGTTGTCGATTATGCCAGCCTTAAAAAAGGGGAAACCTTGGTTGTGGTTGGGGCCGGGGGCGGGGTTGGCTCTGCTGCGGTTCAAATCGGTAAATATTTGGGGGCTCGTGTTATTGGGCTTGTGCGTAACCCTATAGAGAATGGCTCGCCGGTTATTGGTTTGGCAGATCATATAGAGGTTGTTGGGGCGTCAGACTACAACAGCACTGTTCGCGGTCTGACAGATGGGAAAGGAGCCGATGTTATTATCAACACAGTTGGGCGCGATACATTTGAGCCTTCCTTACAGGCATTGGCCCATCGGGGGCGTATGGCCGTTCTGGCTTCTCCGGGGCAGAGGAAGCAAAGCTTTGATTTAATAGATTTTTATCATAATGAAAGCCAGCTTTTTGGAGTGGATTCTCTTAAAAAAGATGTGATTGCCTCTGCCATGATCATGGAAGAAATCAAGAATGGTTTTGATAAGAAGGCCTTTATGCCACCGATGATTGAAAACCGCTTTTCGTTAGAACAAGGAGCAGAGGCTTATAAAGCTGTGGTGGCAGGAGCAAAAGGAAAAATCATTATCGTTCCCTAA
- a CDS encoding IS6 family transposase, producing MSYRQIEDLLWERGIDVCHETVRYWVGVFGKKFAGSIRRKRQNSHSNWQWHIDEVFVKVKGKLHYLWRAVDGEGEVLDCYVSERRNRKAAVKFLQKVMRKRGIPQKIVTDGLSSYRASLKELGLEKCQEVGRYLNNRCENSHLPFRRREYMMQHFRRVRWLQEFASIQGQVYNFFNHERHLVKRDTYKERRSTALAEWMCLFIG from the coding sequence TTGAGCTATCGCCAGATTGAAGATCTGTTGTGGGAACGAGGGATAGATGTTTGCCACGAAACGGTGCGTTATTGGGTAGGGGTCTTTGGCAAGAAGTTCGCTGGTTCTATTCGCAGAAAGAGGCAGAATAGTCACTCGAACTGGCAGTGGCATATTGATGAAGTGTTTGTAAAGGTGAAGGGCAAGCTTCATTATTTATGGCGTGCGGTTGATGGTGAGGGAGAGGTTCTGGACTGCTATGTCAGCGAGAGAAGGAACAGGAAGGCAGCAGTTAAGTTTCTACAAAAAGTGATGAGGAAGAGGGGTATTCCGCAGAAGATAGTAACGGATGGGCTTTCCTCGTATAGAGCATCATTAAAGGAACTGGGATTGGAGAAGTGCCAAGAAGTTGGTCGTTATTTGAACAACAGATGTGAGAATTCGCATTTACCGTTTCGAAGGCGTGAATATATGATGCAACACTTTCGGCGTGTGAGATGGTTACAGGAATTTGCGAGCATACAGGGTCAGGTATATAATTTTTTCAATCACGAGAGGCATTTGGTTAAGAGGGACACATACAAGGAGAGACGATCCACGGCGTTGGCTGAATGGATGTGCCTTTTTATTGGATAA